GGCTGTCGAGGTATAGGGGGCCTCCAGAACAACCCCCTTCAGAGGGACTTCCGCCGCAAGGCCCACGGCGACCCCGGTGCCGAGCGATTCGCCATAGGCGACGAGGCGCTCCGCGCCGAACCGTTCAGCAGCGGCCTTGTAGGCCGCGCGCGCATCGGATCGCAGCCCCTCCTCCGAGGGACTGCCTGTGGAGCCGCCATAGCCGCGGTAGCTGACGATGAATAGTCCTTCGCCGTCCTCGCTCAACGCTTTGTAGCGGTCGAGCCGGCCCGGGCGCGCGAGATTGCCACTCTGCCCATGGAAATAGAGAAGGACAGGCTTGCCCTCCTGTGGTGGCAAAACCCAGGCGACCAGGGTTTCGCCGTCCTCGGTGCGGATGGTCGTCTCTGTCAGGCCGGAGATACCCGCAACCGCCGGATCTGTCCGCGTCGCATCAAGCGGAAAAAGATAATGCCGCTGCTGG
This portion of the Chelatococcus sp. YT9 genome encodes:
- a CDS encoding alpha/beta hydrolase; amino-acid sequence: MLVVGAIAFAYLAAVGALYSQQRHYLFPLDATRTDPAVAGISGLTETTIRTEDGETLVAWVLPPQEGKPVLLYFHGQSGNLARPGRLDRYKALSEDGEGLFIVSYRGYGGSTGSPSEEGLRSDARAAYKAAAERFGAERLVAYGESLGTGVAVGLAAEVPLKGVVLEAPYTSTAEVGAARYPWAPVNLLMRDPFRSDELIGKVRAPLLILHGLKDHIIPYAQGVALFNLAPGPKRLVSFPGGGHVDLPDHGSIPQVTMFLRDIDGSTPLPQAQTRVVREIADVPEGAPQKEK